AGCTGGCGGCGGAGGCGCATTTCTCCAAGTTTCATTTTAGCAGAATATTTACAGCGATCACCGGTGTGACGCCGATGGCCTTCGTAATCAGGAAGCGTGTCGAGCGGGCCATGTTGCTGCTGACCCGGACGAACCAGACGATTCTGGAGGTTGCGGGGAATAGCGGGTTCGAATCGGTATCTGCGCTGGGCGTTCATTTCAAACGTCATTACGGCTGCTCACCGGGCAGCGTCAGGAGCGGGAGGCGTAATGACCGCAATATCCCGTCAGTCTTCAGCAATATGCAGGCAGAGCCGGCGTCCCTCACGGATTACAATGGAGCAGGAAGTAATCCATTACTGAGGAGGGCATGGGCTACTATGGTAGAACTCAGAGAAATTCCGGAGGTTGAGGTTGCCTATATCAGGCATATCGGAAGTTACCTGGACACGCACAACGCATGGGGCAGGCTGACCCGCTGGGCGGCTAAGCAAGGACTCCATCCGGCGGATCAGCAGTTCATCGGGATCTCGCTGGATGACGGGGAGCTTACAGAGGAGTCCGTCTGCCGGTATGACGCCTGTATCACACTCCCTGTTGATTTTGAGAAGGAGGCGCACAGGAACGGAGTTGAATTCAAAACATTGGCCGGCGGGCTGTATGCAGCCTATTCCTACTACGATACGTTAGATAGATTTGTCCTTGCCTACGACACGATGTTCAGCGTATGGTTACCCCGTAGCGGTTATGAAGCCGATGACCGGCCGTGTCTGGAATACTGTCTGAATGATCCGGCGCAGGACCCGCAGGGCAAGTGTAAGGTAGATTTGTACGTCCCCATCCGGCGAAGCGTACAGGAAGCAGAGAATGGAGTGTAAGGGAATGAACATGGAGGCTGTGTTTAACCAGTTCCCGGTCCTGAGGTCAGGGAAGCTGGTACTGCGCAAGGTGGAGGAGCAGCATCTGGATGAGCTGTTCGATATCTACAGCAATGATCGGGTCTTTGAGTATTGCGGCATTATCCCCAAGCACAACAAGACAACGGTGAGGAGCATGATCGGTCACTACGAACGGGATTATCTCAAAAGATCGCGCATCAAGTGGGGCATCTTCACCGCAGAGGACGAGACGCAGCTGCTGGGGATTATCGAAGCCTGCGAGTTCAACCAGAAGGTGAACATGGCGACGATTGGCTACTTCCTCGCGGAAGCTCATTGGGGGAAGGGCCTTGCTTCCAGAGCGGTGGCCCTGCTGACGGATTTCCTGTTCATGGAGGTGGAGGTGAACCGGATTCAGGCGGAAGTGATGCTGAATAATGAGCCCTCCAAGCAGGTGCTGAGGAAGAATGGTTACGTCAAGGAAGGGATGCTGCGGCAGGCGGCTCTCTGGTCGGGGAAGGGCGTGGTCGATCTGGAGATCTACAGTATGCTGAGGGAGGATTATATGAAGGTCTTACAACCGGACCATGAGGCTCTTATTTTGTGAAAAAGGCAGCTTTCCCGCTCTTTGCGGACTGAGTGCCGCTATAGTGCCAGTGGGTGATGGAAATGAGGCAAAAGCGACTGGTTAAGTGCATGTGAGTCCGCTTGGCCCGCAAAATGGTGCAATTTACAGGAATAGCGGCTTTCCAGTCCGCATGGACCGCAGTAGTAGTTCATGCTTCATGGCACCTGATTGTGTAAGCCAACAATAGAGTCTTAGCGATAACGAGGCCTTGAGAGCCACCTAAAAACACCAAAAACCGCAGACAGGGGACAACCCCTGCTGCGGTTTTTGGTACAGACATATTAAACTACGCTTCCATCTTCTGCGCCGTATACAGCCGGTGGTACAGGCCGCGGCGGGCGATCAGCTCGTCATGCGAGCCGCTCTCGGCAATGCCCTTGTTGGCCACATACATGATGCGGTCGCAGTTCTTCACCGTAGACAGGCGGTGCGCGATGATGAATGAGGTGCGTCCCTTCAGCAGCTCATTCAGCCCCTTTTGCAGCAGACGCTCGGTCTGCGCATCGATAGAGGAGGTCGCTTCATCCAGGATGAGAATCCGCGGGTCGGCGAGCAGCGTTCGGGCGAAGGAGATGAGCTGGCGCTGTCCCTGGGAGAGCTTGGAACCGCGCTCGTTCACCTCAGTCTGGTAGCCCTGATCGAATTCGCGGATGAAGTCGTCGGCACAGACCGCCTTCGCAGCGGCGATAACTTCCTCCTCGGTCGCATCCGGTCTGCCGTAGCGGATATTGTCCATAATAGTTCCCGAGAAAATAAAGCTGTCCTGCAGCATAATCCCCATCTGGCTGCGCAGTGATTTCAGCGTGATCTGTGAGATATCCTGCCCGTCGATCAGAATGCGTCCCCCGGTCAGATTATAGAAGCGTGAGATCAGGTTGACGACCGTGGTCTTGCCCGCACCGGTCGGACCGACCAGGGCGACGCTCTCTCCGGCGGCCACATCGAAGGAGATGTTCTCCAGAATGTTGAGCCCCGGATCGTAGGCGAAGGTGACATCATCGAAGGTCACCCGGCCTTGGACAGGCGGCAGCGCCTTCGCCCCGGGAATATCGCTGACGGTCACCGGCTCATCCAGCGTCTCGAAGATCCGCTCCAGATAAGCTACCGCATTAATGAAGTTATTGTACAGGTTCGACAGGTTCAGGATTGGCTGCCAGAAGCGTGCCGCATAGCTGCTCATGGCGAGAATGACGCCCAGCGTCATGTTCTGCGGGTCCAGCGTCAGCAGACCGACCAGGAAGATCATAGCTGTTACAACGGTAGACAGGTTATCAACGCTGAACGGAATCAGAATGTTGTAGCGCAGCGCCTTCATCCAGGCCGTACGGAAGTTGCCGGCCAGGCGGGTGAAGATGCCTTCATTGCGCGTCTCCCGCGAGAACATCTGGGTGACGCCGATACCGCTGATGCTCTCCTGCAGATAGGCGTTCAGGTTGGAGC
This region of Paenibacillus sp. FSL K6-1096 genomic DNA includes:
- a CDS encoding AraC family transcriptional regulator translates to MKEHYEARIKQVIAYIDRNSSQPLRLDQLAAEAHFSKFHFSRIFTAITGVTPMAFVIRKRVERAMLLLTRTNQTILEVAGNSGFESVSALGVHFKRHYGCSPGSVRSGRRNDRNIPSVFSNMQAEPASLTDYNGAGSNPLLRRAWATMVELREIPEVEVAYIRHIGSYLDTHNAWGRLTRWAAKQGLHPADQQFIGISLDDGELTEESVCRYDACITLPVDFEKEAHRNGVEFKTLAGGLYAAYSYYDTLDRFVLAYDTMFSVWLPRSGYEADDRPCLEYCLNDPAQDPQGKCKVDLYVPIRRSVQEAENGV
- a CDS encoding GNAT family protein, coding for MNMEAVFNQFPVLRSGKLVLRKVEEQHLDELFDIYSNDRVFEYCGIIPKHNKTTVRSMIGHYERDYLKRSRIKWGIFTAEDETQLLGIIEACEFNQKVNMATIGYFLAEAHWGKGLASRAVALLTDFLFMEVEVNRIQAEVMLNNEPSKQVLRKNGYVKEGMLRQAALWSGKGVVDLEIYSMLREDYMKVLQPDHEALIL
- a CDS encoding ABC transporter ATP-binding protein, which produces MARNKFDVDENLESPFNIKHFRRAMVYIRRKKKPMLIAFLLSALSAAIALSAPLIMQHVVDVTIPAKDMGALVGWSVLMLATIVVSVILATIRSRIMTRVGQDIIFDIRTDLFKHLQDLPFKYYDDRPQGKILIRVVNYVNAVSDVLSNGIINFILEIVNLIFIAVFMFAVDVRLSFIILAGLPVFLGIMLLIKTRQRRAWQAVSNKSSNLNAYLQESISGIGVTQMFSRETRNEGIFTRLAGNFRTAWMKALRYNILIPFSVDNLSTVVTAMIFLVGLLTLDPQNMTLGVILAMSSYAARFWQPILNLSNLYNNFINAVAYLERIFETLDEPVTVSDIPGAKALPPVQGRVTFDDVTFAYDPGLNILENISFDVAAGESVALVGPTGAGKTTVVNLISRFYNLTGGRILIDGQDISQITLKSLRSQMGIMLQDSFIFSGTIMDNIRYGRPDATEEEVIAAAKAVCADDFIREFDQGYQTEVNERGSKLSQGQRQLISFARTLLADPRILILDEATSSIDAQTERLLQKGLNELLKGRTSFIIAHRLSTVKNCDRIMYVANKGIAESGSHDELIARRGLYHRLYTAQKMEA